The Microbacterium limosum genome contains a region encoding:
- a CDS encoding asparaginase: MLQTFSSTDAVELATLERGGFIESRHSGSAVVLAPDGSVRASHGSPDAAVLPRSSLKPLQAVGILTAGAPLQGEQLGLSTASHSGTDRHIEVVRDILGAAGLTEDALACPATLAGDPATRERMVRDLEAKAAVRHNCSGKHAGMLAACVASGWATDGYLDVDHPLQVHLRDVVERLTGEKVRASVTDGCGAPVHAMSLTALARGVQRVGTAAERSPFALHRHAAAVREAVRSHPWTIAGPGWPDTVVGERLGLFSKLGAEGVQVMVASDGTTVALKVLDGSQRAATAVALRLLRIAGALAEDAEADALAHLDLAVYGGGAVVGAIRPSPSLG; the protein is encoded by the coding sequence GTGCTGCAGACCTTCTCCTCCACGGATGCCGTCGAGCTCGCCACGCTCGAGCGGGGCGGCTTCATCGAGTCCCGGCACAGCGGCAGCGCCGTGGTCCTCGCACCGGACGGGTCGGTGCGTGCGTCGCACGGATCGCCGGATGCCGCGGTCTTGCCCCGCTCCAGCCTCAAGCCCCTGCAGGCGGTCGGCATCCTCACGGCCGGCGCACCGCTCCAGGGCGAGCAGCTCGGTCTGTCGACGGCCAGCCACTCCGGCACGGATCGGCACATCGAGGTGGTGCGCGACATCCTCGGCGCGGCCGGCCTGACCGAGGATGCCCTCGCCTGTCCGGCCACGCTCGCGGGCGACCCCGCGACCCGCGAGCGCATGGTGCGCGACCTCGAGGCGAAAGCCGCCGTGCGCCACAACTGCTCCGGCAAGCACGCCGGCATGCTCGCGGCGTGCGTCGCGTCGGGGTGGGCGACCGACGGGTACCTGGACGTCGATCACCCGCTTCAGGTCCATCTGCGCGACGTCGTCGAGCGTCTCACCGGCGAGAAGGTGCGCGCGAGCGTGACCGACGGCTGCGGCGCCCCCGTGCATGCGATGTCGCTCACCGCGCTCGCACGCGGTGTGCAGCGCGTGGGGACCGCAGCCGAACGCTCCCCGTTCGCCCTTCATCGCCACGCAGCCGCTGTCCGGGAAGCGGTCCGGTCGCACCCGTGGACGATCGCCGGGCCGGGATGGCCCGACACCGTCGTCGGCGAGCGCCTCGGCCTGTTCTCCAAGCTCGGCGCCGAGGGTGTGCAGGTGATGGTCGCCTCGGACGGCACGACGGTCGCGCTCAAGGTGCTCGACGGAAGCCAGCGCGCCGCGACGGCCGTCGCTCTCCGGCTCCTCCGGATCGCGGGCGCGCTGGCCGAGGACGCCGAGGCGGATGCCCTCGCCCACCTCGATCTCGCCGTCTACGGCGGAGGGGCCGTGGTCGGCGCGATCCGGCCCTCGCCCTCCCTGGGCTGA
- a CDS encoding lysophospholipid acyltransferase family protein, protein MTWTYAVGRFFIAPLARVVYRPIVEGRERVPRRGPVIFASNHLSFIDSIAIPVAAPRPVHFLAKASYFEGRGLSGWVTREFFTSIGAIPVRRGAGQAALDALDQQRLLLDEGKAVALYPEGTRSLDGRLYKGRTGAAFLALQTGAPVVPVGLVGTDEVMPVGAKMPVRGKRITVRFGDPIDVSAHGAATSGRARRAATDEIMAAIHALSGQELAGEYNEAPAHGAVERIKQVLPHERR, encoded by the coding sequence ATGACCTGGACCTACGCCGTCGGGCGGTTCTTCATCGCCCCCCTCGCGAGAGTGGTGTACCGGCCGATCGTCGAAGGCCGCGAGCGCGTGCCGCGCCGCGGACCGGTCATCTTCGCGAGCAACCACCTGTCGTTCATCGACTCCATCGCCATCCCCGTCGCCGCTCCCCGGCCCGTCCACTTCCTCGCGAAGGCGTCCTATTTCGAGGGTCGGGGCCTCTCCGGCTGGGTCACGCGGGAGTTCTTCACCTCGATCGGCGCCATCCCGGTGCGGCGAGGGGCGGGCCAGGCCGCCCTCGACGCCCTCGATCAGCAGCGTCTCCTGCTCGATGAGGGCAAGGCCGTGGCCCTCTACCCCGAGGGAACCCGCTCGCTCGACGGACGTCTCTACAAGGGGCGGACGGGGGCGGCCTTCCTCGCCCTCCAGACCGGCGCTCCCGTCGTGCCCGTCGGCCTCGTCGGCACCGACGAGGTGATGCCGGTCGGCGCCAAGATGCCCGTGCGCGGAAAGCGCATCACCGTGCGTTTCGGAGACCCGATCGACGTCAGCGCCCACGGCGCCGCGACGTCGGGTCGGGCCCGCCGAGCGGCGACCGACGAGATCATGGCGGCCATCCACGCCCTGTCGGGTCAGGAGCTCGCGGGCGAATACAACGAGGCGCCCGCCCACGGCGCCGTCGAGCGCATCAAGCAGGTCCTGCCCCACGAACGCCGCTGA
- a CDS encoding OsmC family protein, with the protein MHGEHTYEVTATWTGDLGSGTSGYRDYARAVTLEIEGKPAIHASADRPFRGDPAKWNPEDLLLAALAECHLLSYLHACVSEGVVVTRYSDTAVATMRLDGRGGGAFTEAVLRPRVVVAEPAMVDAAMRAHAQANAWCFIANSVAFPVRHEAEVTAE; encoded by the coding sequence ATGCACGGAGAGCACACCTACGAGGTCACGGCGACGTGGACGGGGGATCTCGGCTCGGGGACGAGCGGATATCGCGACTATGCCCGGGCGGTGACGCTGGAGATCGAGGGCAAGCCCGCCATCCATGCCTCCGCCGACCGCCCGTTCCGTGGCGATCCGGCGAAGTGGAACCCGGAGGACCTTCTGCTCGCGGCTCTGGCCGAGTGCCACCTGCTGAGCTATCTGCACGCCTGCGTGAGCGAGGGCGTGGTCGTGACACGCTACTCCGACACGGCCGTCGCAACGATGAGGCTCGATGGCCGTGGGGGAGGCGCGTTCACCGAGGCGGTGCTGCGGCCCCGGGTCGTGGTCGCCGAGCCGGCGATGGTGGATGCCGCGATGCGCGCCCATGCGCAGGCGAACGCGTGGTGCTTCATCGCGAACTCCGTGGCCTTCCCCGTGCGCCACGAGGCAGAGGTGACGGCGGAGTAG
- a CDS encoding site-2 protease family protein, with translation MTALAFVIGILIMIVGLAVSIALHEIGHLVPAKRFGVRVGQYMIGFGPTLFSRRRGETEYGVKALPIGGYISMAGMYPPPPEERDAAASGPRSGRAGGGFFATMVQDARAANADTMVDADDDRVFWRLPVWKRIVIMLGGPLMNLVLAIVLFAILFTGIGVQQASTTIASISECVAPAGSTQTECSASDPAAPAAEAGLRPGDRILAIDGSPVASFDEASAIIRDSPDRQLTFTIERDGRQSAVAVTPMLAERPATDAAGEATTEAVGFVGFSPTAEYVRQPIWTGPEAAIENVGAVAGVIVQLPVKLTDTAISLFTGSERDPDGPLSVVGVGRLAGEVAAIDAPVLNRVAGILGLLASLNIALFVFNLIPLLPLDGGHVVVALWDGIKRAWAKLFRRPPPGPVDATKLVPVTFVVVVLLIGMGAVLILADLVNPIQLL, from the coding sequence GTGACCGCGCTCGCCTTCGTCATCGGCATCCTCATCATGATCGTGGGGCTCGCCGTGTCGATCGCCCTGCACGAGATCGGGCACCTCGTCCCCGCAAAGCGCTTCGGCGTCCGCGTCGGGCAGTACATGATCGGATTCGGGCCCACGCTGTTCTCGCGTCGCCGTGGCGAGACCGAGTACGGCGTGAAGGCGCTCCCGATCGGCGGCTACATCTCGATGGCGGGCATGTACCCGCCCCCGCCCGAGGAACGCGACGCCGCGGCATCCGGCCCCCGATCGGGTCGGGCTGGCGGCGGGTTCTTCGCGACGATGGTGCAGGACGCGCGAGCCGCGAACGCCGACACGATGGTGGATGCCGACGACGATCGGGTGTTCTGGCGCCTCCCGGTCTGGAAGCGCATCGTCATCATGCTCGGCGGGCCGCTGATGAACCTGGTGCTCGCGATCGTGCTGTTCGCGATCCTCTTCACGGGCATCGGCGTACAGCAGGCCTCCACCACGATCGCCTCGATCAGCGAGTGCGTCGCGCCCGCCGGATCGACCCAGACGGAGTGCTCCGCCTCCGATCCGGCGGCCCCCGCCGCCGAGGCGGGACTGCGACCGGGCGATCGGATCCTCGCGATCGACGGCTCGCCGGTCGCGAGCTTCGACGAGGCCTCCGCGATCATCCGCGACAGCCCGGACCGGCAGCTGACCTTCACGATCGAGCGCGACGGGCGGCAGAGCGCGGTCGCGGTCACGCCGATGCTCGCCGAGCGACCCGCAACGGATGCCGCGGGCGAGGCGACCACCGAGGCCGTGGGCTTCGTGGGCTTCTCGCCCACCGCCGAGTACGTCAGGCAGCCCATCTGGACGGGTCCCGAGGCGGCGATCGAGAACGTCGGTGCCGTCGCGGGCGTCATCGTGCAGCTGCCGGTCAAGCTCACCGACACGGCGATATCGCTCTTCACGGGATCCGAACGAGACCCCGACGGCCCGCTCTCGGTCGTCGGCGTGGGGCGCCTCGCGGGCGAGGTGGCCGCCATCGACGCCCCCGTGCTCAACCGCGTCGCCGGCATCCTCGGCCTGCTCGCGTCGCTGAACATCGCGCTGTTCGTCTTCAACCTGATCCCGCTGCTGCCGCTGGATGGCGGACACGTCGTCGTGGCGCTGTGGGACGGGATCAAGCGGGCGTGGGCGAAGCTGTTCCGGCGTCCGCCGCCTGGTCCCGTGGATGCGACGAAGCTCGTGCCGGTCACGTTCGTCGTCGTGGTGCTGCTCATCGGGATGGGAGCCGTGCTGATCCTCGCCGACCTCGTCAACCCGATCCAGCTGCTCTAG
- a CDS encoding FtsK/SpoIIIE domain-containing protein, producing MLTDDVFALPVAPPSPRRPAVPVLASLAPVLGGVALWLITGSMFALWFAVLGPVIALGGLLDSLRARRRERRRHEREYALALQSLRERLDASLERRRTALEARHPDVAGFASAPDEVWRPVPERAATVIVGRGDRESGIAVGGDPAGRDAAARLRADANVLRRAPVTVPWRDGLAVRGPGPLAEAVARALLIQLCLIHPPRALRIVGTTPEGWGWVDRLPHRGDDTEGDGGALRLCLGAPRERAEDSGDVVLAWHDEAGALDPRCAALIEAGSPLRAELRIGTVTAALEPEALGSAQAAAIASSLAARARALHPSSPEAVAAVRDLWRADGVGVPGRLVVALGMGRTPVLVDLVGDGPHAVVAGVTGAGKSELLTTWITSLCRAYTTTEVTFLLADFKGGVSFEALSALPHVTGVITDLDGDGADRAISSLRAEMRRRERILAGAGVRHIAEAGLLLPRLVVVVDEFAALVSDLPDLQRVFTDIAARGRALGIHLILGTQRVTGVVREGILANAPLRIALRAADDADSRTLLGTPAAARLPGGEAARGRALIRRAADSSPVIAQIPRTVAEDLAMVVAEVAHQERPRASWLPPLPSLIRAGELPAQGEDTIPLGIADDPAAQSRLGVGLRMGERGLVVVGGAGSGKSAILRLVASHGREATILTQAGEAAWDAVARGATDPPRLLLVDDVDRLLAGFGHDYAAELTDRLEALIRRAGTGGPTVVLTTRRVSGAVARLVEGLPRRAVLGFPSRAEHVAAGGDGHSFSVRGPGRGMLDGLETQFGWTPHDAGEAEASPEPPAWLPARHTAVIARDPHGVRARLREAWAGTGVPVLLRADAAASGDAAPEDPPRVVVGEPAHWQAHWRDLQRTIAEGQVVVDASCPDALRTLLGERDLPPWAQPGAGRAWLWRAGRGARRVLLTPAKR from the coding sequence ATGCTGACCGATGACGTCTTCGCCCTTCCCGTCGCGCCGCCGTCACCGCGTCGGCCCGCCGTGCCGGTGCTGGCCTCCCTGGCCCCGGTGCTCGGCGGCGTTGCCCTGTGGCTGATCACAGGATCGATGTTCGCGCTGTGGTTCGCCGTCCTCGGGCCGGTGATCGCCCTGGGCGGGCTGCTCGATTCGCTGCGTGCACGCCGCCGTGAGCGGCGACGCCACGAGAGGGAGTACGCCCTCGCCCTGCAATCGCTGCGCGAGCGGCTGGACGCCTCGCTCGAGCGTCGTCGCACGGCGCTCGAGGCGCGCCATCCCGACGTGGCGGGGTTCGCGAGCGCGCCCGACGAGGTCTGGCGGCCGGTGCCCGAACGCGCCGCCACCGTGATCGTGGGACGCGGCGACCGCGAGAGCGGGATCGCGGTGGGCGGCGACCCGGCGGGTCGGGATGCCGCGGCCCGGCTGCGCGCGGACGCGAACGTGCTGCGCCGCGCGCCCGTCACCGTGCCGTGGCGCGACGGCCTCGCGGTGCGCGGGCCCGGGCCGTTGGCGGAAGCGGTCGCGCGGGCGCTGCTGATCCAGCTCTGCCTCATCCACCCGCCCAGGGCACTGCGGATCGTGGGAACGACGCCCGAGGGATGGGGGTGGGTGGATCGACTGCCGCACCGTGGCGATGACACGGAGGGCGACGGAGGAGCGCTTCGCCTGTGTCTGGGCGCGCCCCGCGAGCGCGCCGAGGATTCGGGCGATGTCGTCCTCGCCTGGCATGACGAGGCCGGTGCACTCGACCCCCGATGCGCCGCGCTGATCGAGGCGGGCTCACCCCTGCGCGCCGAGCTGCGGATCGGAACGGTGACGGCGGCGCTCGAACCCGAGGCGCTGGGCTCGGCACAGGCCGCGGCCATCGCCTCATCGCTGGCTGCTCGTGCGCGCGCCCTCCACCCGAGCAGCCCGGAGGCCGTCGCTGCGGTGAGGGACTTGTGGCGTGCCGACGGCGTCGGGGTACCCGGTCGCCTGGTCGTAGCGCTCGGCATGGGAAGGACGCCGGTGCTCGTCGATCTCGTGGGCGACGGTCCGCACGCGGTCGTCGCGGGGGTGACGGGGGCGGGCAAGTCCGAGCTGCTGACGACCTGGATCACGAGCCTGTGCCGCGCCTACACGACGACCGAGGTGACCTTCCTCCTCGCCGATTTCAAGGGCGGAGTCTCCTTCGAGGCCCTTTCGGCGCTTCCGCACGTCACCGGGGTGATCACCGACCTCGACGGCGATGGAGCGGATCGCGCCATCTCGAGCCTTCGTGCGGAGATGCGGCGGCGCGAGCGCATCCTGGCGGGCGCGGGCGTCCGCCACATCGCCGAAGCGGGCCTGCTCCTGCCGCGGCTGGTCGTGGTCGTCGACGAGTTCGCCGCCCTCGTGTCCGACCTGCCCGACCTGCAGCGGGTCTTCACGGACATCGCCGCGAGGGGGCGCGCCCTCGGCATCCACCTCATCCTCGGAACGCAGCGCGTCACCGGCGTCGTTCGAGAGGGCATCCTGGCGAACGCCCCCTTGCGCATCGCGCTGCGCGCGGCCGACGACGCCGACAGCCGCACCCTGCTCGGCACCCCCGCGGCGGCCCGTCTCCCGGGCGGTGAGGCAGCGCGGGGGCGCGCGCTGATCCGCCGCGCCGCCGACTCCTCGCCGGTGATCGCGCAGATACCACGGACCGTCGCCGAGGACCTCGCGATGGTGGTCGCGGAGGTGGCACATCAGGAGCGTCCCCGCGCGTCCTGGCTGCCGCCCCTGCCCTCCCTCATCCGGGCGGGCGAGCTTCCGGCGCAGGGCGAGGACACGATCCCGCTCGGGATCGCCGACGATCCCGCGGCGCAGTCCCGGCTCGGGGTCGGACTCCGGATGGGCGAACGCGGCCTCGTCGTCGTCGGCGGTGCCGGAAGCGGCAAGAGCGCGATCCTCCGCCTCGTCGCCTCCCACGGCCGCGAGGCGACGATCCTGACACAGGCGGGCGAGGCCGCGTGGGACGCCGTCGCGCGCGGGGCGACCGACCCTCCGCGGCTCCTCCTCGTCGACGACGTGGACCGGCTGCTCGCCGGGTTCGGACACGACTACGCCGCGGAGCTGACGGATCGACTCGAGGCGCTGATCCGCAGGGCGGGCACCGGCGGCCCGACCGTCGTGCTGACGACGCGTCGCGTGTCCGGGGCTGTGGCCCGCCTTGTCGAGGGCCTGCCGCGCAGGGCGGTACTCGGCTTCCCCTCGCGCGCCGAGCACGTCGCCGCCGGCGGCGACGGACACTCCTTCTCTGTGCGGGGGCCCGGTCGCGGCATGCTCGACGGTCTCGAGACGCAGTTCGGGTGGACCCCGCACGACGCGGGGGAGGCGGAGGCCTCCCCGGAGCCGCCCGCCTGGCTGCCCGCTCGGCACACCGCCGTGATCGCCCGCGATCCGCACGGCGTGCGGGCTCGGCTGCGGGAGGCATGGGCCGGCACGGGGGTCCCCGTCCTCCTGCGCGCGGATGCCGCGGCATCCGGCGACGCCGCGCCCGAGGATCCGCCCCGTGTCGTGGTGGGGGAGCCGGCGCACTGGCAGGCGCACTGGCGCGACCTGCAGCGGACGATCGCGGAGGGGCAGGTCGTCGTCGACGCGAGCTGTCCCGACGCGCTGCGGACGCTGCTCGGCGAGCGGGATCTGCCGCCCTGGGCGCAGCCGGGAGCGGGGCGCGCGTGGCTCTGGCGCGCCGGTCGCGGGGCACGACGAGTACTGCTGACGCCGGCGAAGCGCTGA
- the dxr gene encoding 1-deoxy-D-xylulose-5-phosphate reductoisomerase, which produces MRRVLILGSTGSIGTQALEVIGAHPERFEVVGLAAGRNREAMTVQARRFGVEHCAIGAVEAEQLVRDVEADVVLNGITGSVGLGPTLAALEKGRTLALANKESLIVGGGLVTALAAPGQIVPVDSEHSAIAQSLLSGTPGEVRRLVLTASGGPFRGRSRAELAEVTPAQALAHPTWDMGRVVTTNSATLVNKGLEVIEAHLLFGVDYDRIDVVVHPQSIVHSMVEFIDGSTIAQASPPDMRLPISLGLDWPNRVGGVGAPLDWTRAATWTFEPLDAGAFPAVELAKRVGRAGGTYPAVFNAANEQAVDAFHEGRIAFTGIVETVERIVDAHDAPGELTRESLADAEGWARRSADEAIAAAA; this is translated from the coding sequence GTGCGTCGCGTCCTCATCCTCGGATCCACCGGTTCGATCGGTACCCAGGCCCTCGAGGTGATCGGGGCGCACCCCGAGCGCTTCGAGGTCGTGGGCCTCGCCGCTGGTCGCAACCGCGAGGCGATGACGGTCCAGGCCCGCCGGTTCGGCGTCGAGCACTGCGCGATCGGGGCGGTGGAGGCGGAGCAGCTCGTGCGGGATGTCGAGGCCGATGTCGTGCTCAACGGCATCACCGGCTCGGTCGGCCTCGGCCCGACCCTGGCGGCGCTCGAGAAGGGCCGCACCCTTGCGCTGGCGAACAAGGAGTCGCTGATCGTCGGCGGGGGGCTCGTCACGGCGCTCGCAGCCCCGGGTCAGATCGTCCCCGTCGACTCCGAGCACTCGGCGATCGCGCAGTCGCTGCTCTCGGGCACGCCCGGCGAGGTGCGCCGCCTCGTGCTCACGGCCTCCGGCGGCCCGTTCCGCGGGCGGTCGCGGGCGGAGCTGGCGGAGGTGACTCCGGCACAGGCGCTCGCGCACCCCACGTGGGACATGGGGCGGGTCGTCACGACGAACTCCGCGACGCTCGTGAACAAGGGACTGGAGGTGATCGAGGCCCATCTGCTGTTCGGCGTGGATTACGACCGCATCGACGTCGTCGTCCACCCCCAGTCCATCGTCCACTCGATGGTGGAGTTCATCGACGGGTCGACGATCGCCCAGGCGTCCCCGCCCGACATGCGCCTGCCGATCTCCCTGGGCCTGGACTGGCCGAACCGCGTGGGCGGGGTCGGAGCGCCGCTCGACTGGACGCGCGCCGCGACGTGGACGTTCGAGCCCCTCGACGCCGGGGCCTTCCCCGCCGTGGAGCTCGCCAAGCGCGTGGGGCGCGCGGGCGGCACCTACCCGGCCGTGTTCAACGCGGCCAACGAGCAGGCCGTCGACGCGTTCCACGAGGGGCGCATCGCCTTCACCGGGATCGTCGAGACGGTGGAGCGCATCGTCGACGCGCACGACGCCCCCGGCGAGCTCACTCGCGAGTCGCTCGCCGACGCCGAGGGCTGGGCCCGTCGCAGCGCCGATGAGGCGATCGCCGCCGCGGCCTGA
- a CDS encoding FKBP-type peptidyl-prolyl cis-trans isomerase, with product MRSRPLLTLAALSVSALALAGCTGTSDGEASASADALCAAAAPSGDASEAVTVDGEAGQISTATFDAGLTIEELERTVVSDGDGEALQEGDLVEYALSAFSADTAEKVGDIGYVGGEVLPTTVSAESNLGQIMGCANVGSRLVVTFPASESAGAEVYIVDVLGVTPAAAWGEEETPAGGLPTVELGEGGVPTVEIPDAEAPGEVELGVLKRGDGEVVESGDNVLVQYHGVKWSDGEVFDSSWDRGTPAAFATTGVVDGFRQALEGQTVGSQVVVVVPPAAGYGASEGHELQNETLVFVVDILGTQHAAA from the coding sequence GTGCGCTCTCGCCCCCTGTTGACCCTGGCCGCCCTCTCCGTGTCGGCCCTCGCCCTGGCCGGCTGCACCGGTACCTCCGACGGCGAAGCGTCGGCTTCGGCCGACGCGCTGTGCGCCGCGGCCGCGCCGTCGGGAGACGCGTCGGAGGCGGTCACCGTCGACGGCGAGGCGGGGCAGATCTCCACCGCCACGTTCGACGCCGGGCTGACGATCGAGGAACTCGAGCGCACGGTCGTGAGCGACGGCGACGGCGAGGCGCTGCAGGAGGGCGACCTCGTGGAGTATGCGCTGAGCGCCTTCTCGGCCGACACCGCCGAGAAGGTCGGCGACATCGGCTACGTCGGTGGCGAGGTGCTGCCCACGACGGTCTCGGCGGAGTCGAACCTCGGACAGATCATGGGATGCGCCAACGTCGGGTCCCGCCTGGTCGTGACCTTCCCCGCGTCGGAGTCGGCCGGCGCGGAGGTCTACATCGTCGACGTGCTCGGTGTCACCCCCGCCGCCGCGTGGGGCGAGGAGGAGACCCCCGCCGGCGGCCTGCCGACGGTCGAGCTCGGCGAGGGCGGCGTGCCGACCGTCGAGATCCCCGACGCCGAGGCTCCCGGCGAGGTGGAGCTGGGCGTCCTCAAGCGCGGGGACGGCGAGGTCGTCGAATCGGGGGACAACGTGCTCGTGCAGTACCACGGCGTGAAGTGGTCGGATGGCGAGGTGTTCGACTCGAGCTGGGATCGCGGGACCCCCGCGGCCTTCGCGACGACGGGCGTCGTGGACGGCTTCCGCCAGGCGCTGGAGGGTCAGACGGTCGGATCCCAGGTCGTCGTCGTCGTGCCGCCGGCCGCGGGCTACGGCGCCTCCGAGGGGCACGAGCTGCAGAACGAGACGCTCGTCTTCGTCGTCGACATCCTCGGCACGCAGCACGCCGCCGCCTGA
- a CDS encoding UDP-N-acetylmuramoyl-L-alanyl-D-glutamate--2,6-diaminopimelate ligase, with protein sequence MPSPSDSPVTPALPPVLRPAHPPARRLADLADVIDAELRGDAGSTTVSGITLATADLRPGEAFVAIRGVNRHGAELARDAVAKGAVAIVTDAEGAEIAADCGVPLVVVDHPRARLGALSAWVYGTGPSDALPLLLATTGTNGKTSTSHLLAGILEQLDVVTGLSSTAERHIAGEVIVSRLTTPEASEFHALLALMRERDVEAVAVEVSAQALSRHRVDGLVFDVAAFTNLTHDHLDDYADMREYLEAKLPLFQPDRSRRAVVALDSPAGAEVVRAAGVPVTTIGTPAIATDPDAAAAADWTVTIHDETQAGTRFTLKGLGGSLTTVVPVIGPHMAANAGLAIVMLHEAGYAWDRIVQALDRDGGVRAYLPGRTERVSGDRGPAVYVDFGHSPDAFEKTLAAVRRVTPGRVLMLFGADGDRDTTKRADMGRTAALGSDILIVTDHHPRFEDPDSIRAALIEGARAARPDAEIHEHSPPESAIVAAVAMAGEGDAILWAGPGHQDYRDIRGVRTPYSARELARRALRDAGWPVPDPRWPVPYSD encoded by the coding sequence ATGCCGAGCCCCTCTGACTCCCCCGTGACGCCCGCCCTCCCGCCGGTGCTGCGGCCCGCTCACCCGCCCGCGCGGCGACTCGCCGACCTCGCCGACGTGATCGATGCCGAGCTCCGCGGCGACGCCGGGAGCACGACCGTGTCGGGCATCACGCTCGCGACGGCGGATCTGCGTCCGGGCGAGGCCTTCGTGGCGATTCGCGGCGTGAACCGCCACGGCGCGGAGCTCGCGCGCGACGCCGTCGCGAAGGGCGCCGTCGCCATCGTGACCGATGCCGAGGGCGCGGAGATCGCGGCGGACTGCGGCGTCCCCCTCGTGGTCGTCGACCATCCCCGTGCACGACTCGGCGCCCTCTCGGCCTGGGTGTACGGCACCGGTCCGTCGGACGCGCTCCCCCTGCTGCTGGCGACGACCGGCACCAACGGCAAGACGAGCACGTCGCACCTCCTGGCGGGCATCCTCGAACAGCTCGACGTCGTCACCGGCCTCAGCTCGACGGCCGAGCGTCACATCGCGGGCGAGGTCATCGTCTCGCGCCTCACGACTCCCGAGGCATCCGAGTTCCACGCCCTCCTCGCGCTCATGCGCGAGCGCGACGTCGAAGCGGTCGCCGTCGAGGTCAGCGCGCAGGCGCTGAGCCGCCACAGGGTCGACGGGCTCGTCTTCGACGTCGCGGCCTTCACGAACCTCACTCACGACCACCTCGACGACTACGCCGACATGCGGGAGTACCTCGAGGCCAAGCTCCCCCTGTTCCAGCCGGACCGGTCGCGCCGGGCCGTCGTCGCGCTGGACTCCCCGGCGGGCGCCGAGGTCGTCCGCGCCGCCGGGGTGCCCGTCACAACGATCGGCACGCCGGCCATCGCGACCGATCCGGATGCCGCGGCGGCCGCGGACTGGACCGTGACGATCCACGACGAGACGCAGGCCGGCACGCGCTTCACGCTGAAAGGGCTGGGCGGATCGCTGACCACGGTCGTACCCGTCATCGGTCCGCACATGGCGGCGAACGCCGGCCTGGCGATCGTCATGCTGCACGAGGCGGGCTACGCGTGGGACCGCATCGTGCAGGCGCTCGATCGCGACGGCGGCGTGCGCGCCTACCTGCCGGGGCGGACCGAGCGGGTCTCCGGCGACCGGGGCCCCGCCGTCTACGTCGATTTCGGCCACTCCCCGGATGCCTTCGAGAAGACGCTCGCCGCCGTGCGGCGCGTCACCCCCGGACGCGTGCTGATGCTCTTCGGGGCCGACGGCGACCGCGACACCACGAAGCGCGCCGACATGGGTCGCACCGCCGCCCTGGGCAGCGACATCCTCATCGTCACCGACCATCACCCCCGCTTCGAGGATCCCGACTCGATCCGCGCCGCTCTCATCGAGGGGGCCCGCGCGGCACGACCCGACGCCGAGATCCACGAGCACTCGCCTCCCGAGAGCGCGATCGTCGCCGCCGTCGCGATGGCCGGTGAGGGCGACGCCATCCTCTGGGCGGGTCCGGGACACCAGGACTACCGCGACATCCGAGGCGTGCGCACGCCGTACTCCGCACGGGAGCTGGCACGGCGCGCCCTGCGCGACGCCGGCTGGCCGGTGCCGGACCCCCGCTGGCCGGTCCCCTACTCCGACTGA
- a CDS encoding DUF1775 domain-containing protein translates to MNDHIQTPAPARRRFRAGRLVAGSAIAAGLVLAAPAAAQAHVTATPDADAAAGAYGVLTFAFSHGCDGSPTTALEIEIPDGLASVTPTIEPGWDVALERDGENGPVSRIVYTAAVPVADGLRATVDLGVQYAQDAAGRTLAFPVNQVCEVGNTSWSEIPEEGQDPHDLDAPAPTVAVGEASEAGGHVLGSGDAAHEEGESADAAATTASPESAVLPVVLATSGLVLGAAALVVALLALRRRA, encoded by the coding sequence ATGAACGATCACATCCAGACCCCCGCTCCCGCACGCCGACGCTTCCGCGCGGGACGCCTCGTCGCCGGCTCGGCCATCGCCGCGGGCCTCGTGCTCGCTGCGCCCGCGGCCGCGCAGGCCCACGTCACGGCGACCCCCGACGCCGACGCCGCCGCCGGCGCCTACGGCGTGCTCACGTTCGCCTTCAGTCACGGATGCGACGGGTCCCCCACCACCGCCCTCGAGATCGAGATCCCCGATGGCCTCGCCTCGGTGACCCCGACCATCGAGCCTGGCTGGGACGTCGCCCTCGAGCGGGACGGGGAGAACGGCCCCGTCTCACGCATCGTGTACACCGCCGCCGTACCCGTCGCCGACGGCTTGCGAGCCACCGTCGACCTCGGCGTGCAGTACGCCCAGGATGCCGCAGGTCGGACGCTGGCCTTCCCGGTCAACCAGGTGTGCGAGGTCGGCAACACCTCCTGGAGCGAGATCCCCGAAGAGGGTCAGGACCCGCACGACCTCGACGCGCCCGCGCCCACCGTGGCCGTCGGCGAGGCGAGCGAGGCGGGCGGCCACGTTCTCGGCTCTGGCGATGCCGCCCACGAGGAGGGCGAGAGTGCGGATGCCGCCGCGACGACCGCCTCGCCGGAGTCCGCGGTCCTGCCCGTCGTCCTGGCGACCTCCGGCCTCGTCCTGGGGGCCGCAGCCCTCGTCGTGGCCCTGCTCGCCCTTCGTCGGCGCGCCTGA